A genomic window from Ananas comosus cultivar F153 linkage group 22, ASM154086v1, whole genome shotgun sequence includes:
- the LOC109726915 gene encoding histone-binding protein MSI1-like, translating to MAAEAAEEGAGTLGSAATAAEEFLVWKKNAPFLYDLVVSHALEWPSLTVQWLPSSSSSSSSGGGGGGGAGGPLRRRLLLGTHTSDEDPNSLMVAEVQLPLAPPHDETLIPTVTIAQSVPHQGEVNRARYMPQNPAVVATKTCGPEVRVFDLGCGGGGGPDAVLKGHETEGYGLSWSPFREGYLLSGSYDSKICLWDLGGGATGGAILDAKNVFEAHEDLVEDVAWHLKDGNIFGSVGDDHKLMVWDLRSSTSKQPQQSIIAHPKEVNSISFSPFNEWILATASADTTIKLFDLRKLATSLHTFSSHTAEVLQVEWSPNHETVLASSSADRRVMVWDLSRIGDEQSEEDADDGPPELLFAHGGHRANITEFSWNPDEQWVIASVAEDNSLQIWQIAESIFRDDHNMQDGDDLCATA from the exons ATGGCAGCGGAAGCGGCGGAGGAAGGTGCCGGAACCCTAGGCtccgcggcgacggcggcggaggagttCCTCGTGTGGAAGAAGAACGCCCCCTTCCTCTACGACCTCGTCGTCTCCCACGCCCTCGAGTGGCCTTCTCTCACCGTCCAGTggctcccctcctcctcctcctcctcctcctccggcggcggcgggggcggcggcgccggaggccccctccgccgccgcctcctcctcggcACCCACACCTCCGACGAGGACCCCAACTCCCTCATGGTCGCGGAGGTCCAGCTCCCCCTCGCCCCTCCCCACGacgaaaccctaatcccaacGGTCACGATCGCGCAATCCGTGCCGCACCAGGGGGAGGTGAACCGCGCGCGCTACATGCCGCAGAACCCCGCGGTGGTCGCCACGAAGACGTGCGGGCCCGAGGTGCGCGTGTTCGAcctcggctgcggcggcggcggcggccccgaCGCTGTGCTCAAGGGGCACGAGACCGAGGGGTACGGGCTCTCCTGGAGCCCGTTCAGGGAGGGGTATCTGTTGAGCGGGTCCTACGATTCCAAGATCTGCTTGTGGGATTTGGGGGGCGGTGCGACCGGCGGGGCGATTCTTGATGCCAAGAATGTGTTTGAG GCTCACGAGGATTTAGTTGAAGATGTGGCTTGGCATTTAAAGGATGGAAATATATTTGGGTCAGTTGGAGATGACCATAAGTTGATGGTTTGGGACTTGCGTTCCTCTACATCAAAACAGCCACAACAATCTATCATTGCTCATCCAAAAGAG GTCAACTCCATATCCTTCAGCCCATTTAATGAGTGGATCCTGGCTACAGCATCTGCTGATACaactattaaactatttgacTTGCGAAAGCTAGCAACAAGTTTGCATACCTTTTCCAGCCACAC GGCGGAGGTGCTTCAGGTTGAATGGAGCCCTAATCATGAAACTGTTTTAGCTTCTTCTAGTGCCGATAGAAGAGTGATGGTCTGGGACCTTTCCAG GATTGGGGACGAACAGTCAGAAGAAGATGCAGATGATGGGCCGCCTGAACTTCTGTTCGCTCATGGGGGCCACAGAGCCAACATCACGGAGTTCTCATGGAACCCTGACGAGCAATGGGTCATCGCCAGCGTGGCGGAGGACAACAGCCTCCAGATCTGGCAGATAGCGGAGAGCATATTTCGTGACGATCACAATATGCAGGACGGTGATGATTTATGTGCTACCGCTTAA
- the LOC109727706 gene encoding uncharacterized protein LOC109727706, translating to MEEGKRGPRIEEEMVEAALAAAGAALFVSGMKHLLPFLPCSCALSAALVMAPSPFLFLLLNVVVASIVVVSLRPARSLGVERKKATSKIDGEKEKFEERSATAAETEAEAEAEAEADEEGGVEAEELNRRAEAFIAAFRRQLSADSFSSGAAAGANAQ from the coding sequence ATGGAGGAAGGGAAGCGAGGGCCGAGGATAGAAGAAGAGATGGTGGAAGCCGCGTTAGCTGCCGCGGGCGCGGCACTGTTCGTCTCCGGCATGAAGCATCTCCTCCCCTTCCTCCCGTGTTCGTGCGCTCTCTCCGCAGCGCTAGTGATGGCCCCCTCCCCCTTCCTTTTCCTGCTGCTCAACGTCGTCGTCGCCTCCATCGTCGTCGTCTCGCTGCGACCTGCGCGCTCCCTCGGCGTCGAGAGAAAGAAGGCGACGTCGAAGATTGacggagagaaagagaaattcGAGGAGAGAtcagcgacggcggcggagacagaggcagaggcggaggcggaggcggaggcggatgAGGAGGGAGGGGTCGAGGCGGAGGAGCTGAACAGAAGGGCGGAGGCGTTCATCGCGGCGTTCCGGCGGCAGCTCTCCGCGGATTCCTTCTCCTCCGGCGCGGCCGCCGGAGCTAATGCTcaatga